From Salipiger profundus, a single genomic window includes:
- the rplV gene encoding 50S ribosomal protein L22, translating to MGKDKNPRRVADNEAMAKLRMLRTSPQKLNLVAALIRGKKVEKALTDLTFSKKRIAVDVKKCLQSAIANAENNHGLDVDELVVAEAYVGKNLVMKRGRPRARGRFGRINKPFSEITIKVRQIEEQA from the coding sequence ATGGGCAAGGATAAGAATCCCCGCCGCGTGGCGGACAACGAGGCGATGGCAAAGCTCCGCATGCTGCGTACGTCGCCGCAGAAGCTGAACCTGGTGGCCGCGCTGATCCGTGGCAAGAAGGTCGAAAAGGCCCTTACGGACCTGACCTTCTCGAAAAAGCGGATCGCCGTGGACGTGAAGAAGTGCCTTCAGTCCGCCATTGCGAATGCCGAGAACAACCACGGTCTTGACGTCGACGAGCTCGTCGTCGCCGAGGCGTACGTGGGCAAGAACCTTGTGATGAAGCGTGGCCGTCCCCGGGCACGTGGTCGCTTCGGCCGCATCAACAAGCCGTTCTCGGAAATCACCATCAAGGTGCGCCAGATCGAGGAGCAAGCCTAA
- the rplR gene encoding 50S ribosomal protein L18: MANSKLQLFQKRRLRVRNKLRKVNAGRVRLSVHRSNKNISVQLIDDVQGVTLASASTMEKDLGVVGNGANVEAAQKVGALIAERAKKAGVEEAYFDRGGFLYHGRVKALADAAREAGLKL, translated from the coding sequence ATGGCAAACAGCAAACTGCAACTGTTCCAGAAGCGCCGTCTGCGCGTCCGGAACAAGCTTCGCAAGGTCAACGCCGGCCGCGTGCGGCTGTCGGTGCACCGGTCGAACAAGAACATCAGCGTTCAGCTGATCGACGACGTGCAGGGCGTGACCCTGGCATCCGCCTCCACCATGGAGAAGGATCTCGGCGTCGTCGGCAACGGTGCAAACGTCGAGGCCGCCCAGAAGGTGGGTGCCCTCATCGCCGAGCGCGCCAAGAAAGCCGGTGTGGAAGAAGCCTACTTCGACCGTGGCGGCTTCCTGTATCACGGTCGCGTCAAGGCACTCGCCGACGCCGCGCGTGAAGCCGGGCTGAAGCTCTGA
- the rpsN gene encoding 30S ribosomal protein S14, with protein MAKKSMIEREKKRQALVEKYAAKRAALKEIATDESKSMEERFKARLELAKLPRNSSPTRLHNRCQLTGRPHAYYRKLKVSRIALRDLGSNGLAPGLVKSSW; from the coding sequence ATGGCCAAGAAATCCATGATCGAACGCGAGAAGAAGCGCCAGGCGCTGGTGGAGAAGTATGCCGCCAAGCGTGCCGCGCTCAAAGAGATCGCGACCGACGAAAGCAAATCGATGGAAGAGCGCTTCAAGGCACGCCTCGAGCTTGCGAAGCTGCCGCGCAATTCCTCGCCGACCCGCCTGCACAACCGGTGCCAGCTCACGGGCCGTCCGCACGCATACTACCGCAAGCTCAAGGTCAGCCGTATCGCCCTGCGCGATCTCGGTTCCAACGGCCTTGCGCCCGGTCTCGTGAAATCGAGCTGGTAA
- the rpsQ gene encoding 30S ribosomal protein S17 has translation MPKRILQGTVTSTANAQTVTVQVVRRFKHPVLQKTIKKSKKYRAHDEAGKFAVGDMVRIIECAPKSKTKRWEVIAE, from the coding sequence ATGCCCAAGCGTATCCTGCAAGGCACCGTGACCTCCACCGCGAACGCGCAGACCGTGACGGTCCAGGTGGTCCGCCGCTTCAAGCACCCCGTGCTGCAGAAGACCATCAAGAAGTCGAAGAAATACCGCGCTCACGACGAGGCGGGAAAGTTCGCAGTCGGCGATATGGTCCGCATCATCGAATGCGCGCCGAAGTCGAAGACGAAACGCTGGGAAGTGATCGCCGAATAA
- the rplP gene encoding 50S ribosomal protein L16 yields the protein MLQPKRTKFRKMQKGRIKGEAKGGSDLNFGHYGLKALQPERVTARQIEAARRAMTRHMKRQGRVWIRIFPDTPVTSKPTEVRMGKGKGSVDFWACKVKPGRVMFEIDGVAEDIAREALRLAAMKLPIKTRVVVREDW from the coding sequence ATGCTGCAACCGAAACGCACAAAATTCCGCAAGATGCAGAAGGGCCGGATCAAGGGCGAAGCCAAGGGCGGCTCTGATCTGAACTTCGGTCACTACGGTCTGAAGGCTCTTCAGCCCGAGCGCGTCACCGCGCGCCAGATCGAGGCGGCCCGTCGTGCCATGACGCGTCACATGAAGCGTCAGGGCCGGGTCTGGATCCGTATCTTCCCGGATACCCCCGTGACCTCCAAGCCCACCGAAGTCCGGATGGGTAAGGGTAAGGGCTCGGTCGACTTCTGGGCCTGCAAGGTGAAGCCTGGCCGCGTGATGTTCGAGATCGACGGCGTCGCCGAGGACATCGCCCGCGAGGCGCTGCGCCTGGCCGCGATGAAGCTGCCGATCAAGACCCGCGTGGTCGTCCGCGAGGACTGGTAA
- the rplN gene encoding 50S ribosomal protein L14 has translation MIQMQTNLDVADNSGARKVQCIKVLGGSHRRYASVGDIIVVSVKEAIPRGRVKKGDVRKAVVVRTAKEVRREDGTSIRFDRNAAVILNNSNEPVGTRIFGPVVRELRAKNFMKIISLAPEVL, from the coding sequence ATGATCCAGATGCAGACCAATCTGGATGTCGCTGACAACTCCGGTGCCCGGAAAGTTCAGTGCATCAAGGTCCTCGGCGGCTCGCATCGCCGCTACGCATCGGTCGGCGACATCATCGTCGTCTCGGTGAAAGAGGCCATTCCGCGCGGCCGCGTGAAGAAGGGTGACGTCCGCAAGGCCGTCGTCGTGCGCACCGCCAAGGAAGTTCGTCGCGAAGACGGCACCTCCATCCGCTTCGACCGCAACGCGGCCGTCATCCTCAACAACAGCAACGAGCCGGTCGGCACCCGTATCTTCGGGCCGGTGGTTCGCGAGCTGCGCGCGAAGAACTTCATGAAGATCATCTCGCTTGCTCCGGAGGTGCTCTGA
- a CDS encoding 50S ribosomal protein L23, with protein sequence MSAKPEHYDVIRKPVITEKSTMASEHGAVVFEVAIDATKPQVKEAVEALFDVKVKAVNTSITKGKVKRFRGQIGRRNDVKKAYVTLEEGNTIDVSTGL encoded by the coding sequence ATGAGTGCGAAGCCCGAACATTACGACGTGATCCGCAAGCCGGTCATCACCGAGAAGTCCACTATGGCGTCCGAGCACGGCGCGGTGGTCTTCGAAGTGGCGATCGACGCGACGAAACCCCAGGTGAAAGAGGCCGTCGAGGCGCTCTTTGATGTCAAGGTCAAGGCCGTGAACACCTCCATCACCAAGGGCAAGGTCAAGCGGTTCCGGGGCCAGATCGGCCGCCGGAACGACGTGAAGAAGGCCTACGTGACCCTCGAAGAGGGCAACACGATCGACGTGTCGACCGGCCTCTGA
- the rplE gene encoding 50S ribosomal protein L5, whose translation MLDTANYTPRLRAQFRDEIKAKLKEEFGYKNDMQIPRLDKIVLNIGCGAEAVKDSKKAKSAQEDLSKIAGQMAVTTKAKKSIAGFRVREEMPLGAKVTLRGDRMYDFLDRLIGIAMPRIRDFRGVKPAFDGRGNFAMGIKEHIVFPEIEFDKVDEVWGMDIIITTTAATDAEAKALLKHFNMPFNA comes from the coding sequence ATGCTTGATACCGCAAACTACACCCCGCGTCTGCGCGCTCAGTTCCGCGACGAGATCAAGGCCAAGCTCAAGGAAGAGTTCGGCTACAAGAACGACATGCAGATCCCGCGTCTGGACAAGATCGTTCTGAACATCGGCTGCGGTGCCGAGGCCGTGAAGGACTCGAAAAAGGCGAAATCGGCCCAGGAAGACCTGAGCAAGATCGCCGGCCAGATGGCTGTCACCACGAAGGCCAAGAAGTCGATCGCCGGCTTCCGTGTTCGTGAAGAGATGCCGCTTGGCGCCAAGGTGACCCTGCGTGGTGACCGGATGTATGATTTCCTCGACCGCCTGATCGGTATCGCGATGCCCCGCATCCGCGACTTCCGTGGCGTGAAGCCGGCCTTCGACGGCCGCGGCAACTTCGCCATGGGCATCAAGGAACACATCGTCTTCCCCGAGATCGAATTCGACAAGGTCGATGAAGTCTGGGGCATGGACATCATCATCACCACCACCGCGGCAACCGACGCGGAAGCCAAGGCGCTGTTGAAGCATTTCAACATGCCCTTCAACGCCTGA
- the rpsH gene encoding 30S ribosomal protein S8: protein MNDPIGDMLTRIRNAQLRGKSVVSTPASKLRAWVLDVLADEGYIRGYESGTGANGHPTLEISLKYFDGTPVIRELQRVSTPGRRVYMGVKDIPTVRQGLGVSIVSTPKGVMSDANARAANVGGEVLCTVF, encoded by the coding sequence ATGAACGATCCTATCGGCGATATGCTCACCCGTATCCGTAACGCCCAGCTTCGTGGCAAGTCGGTCGTTTCGACCCCGGCCTCGAAACTGCGCGCCTGGGTGCTCGACGTGCTCGCGGACGAAGGTTACATCCGCGGCTACGAGTCCGGGACCGGTGCAAACGGTCACCCGACGCTCGAGATCAGCCTGAAGTACTTCGACGGCACCCCCGTCATTCGCGAACTGCAGCGGGTCTCGACCCCCGGCCGTCGCGTCTACATGGGTGTCAAGGACATCCCCACCGTCCGCCAGGGCCTGGGTGTGTCGATTGTCAGCACGCCGAAGGGCGTGATGTCGGACGCAAACGCCCGCGCTGCCAATGTCGGCGGCGAGGTGCTCTGCACGGTATTCTAA
- the rpsC gene encoding 30S ribosomal protein S3 has protein sequence MGNKTNPIGMRLQVNRTWDSRWYADTKDYGDLLLEDIAIREFIHEECKQAGVARVIIERPHKKCRVTVHTARPGVIIGKKGADIEVLRKKLSKMTDSELHLNIVEVRKPELDARLVGENIAQQLERRVSFRRAMKRAVQNAMRMGALGIRVNVAGRLGGAEIARTEWYREGRVPLHTLRADIDYANVEATTPYGIIGIKVWIFKGEIMEHDPAARDRKSQEIQDGPAPRGAMGGRR, from the coding sequence ATGGGTAACAAGACCAATCCGATCGGCATGCGCCTCCAGGTCAACCGCACCTGGGACAGCCGCTGGTACGCCGACACCAAGGACTACGGTGACCTGCTTCTGGAAGACATCGCGATCCGCGAGTTCATCCACGAAGAGTGCAAGCAGGCCGGCGTTGCCCGTGTCATCATCGAGCGCCCGCACAAGAAGTGCCGCGTGACGGTTCACACCGCACGTCCGGGTGTCATCATCGGCAAGAAAGGCGCGGACATCGAAGTCCTGCGCAAGAAGCTGTCGAAGATGACCGACTCCGAGCTGCACCTCAACATCGTCGAGGTTCGCAAGCCCGAGCTGGACGCACGTCTGGTGGGCGAGAACATCGCACAGCAGCTCGAGCGTCGTGTGTCGTTCCGTCGTGCCATGAAGCGCGCGGTGCAAAACGCCATGCGCATGGGCGCGCTCGGCATCCGGGTGAACGTCGCCGGCCGTCTGGGCGGTGCCGAGATCGCACGGACCGAGTGGTATCGCGAAGGTCGTGTGCCCCTGCACACCCTGCGCGCCGATATCGATTACGCCAACGTCGAAGCCACGACCCCCTATGGTATCATCGGGATCAAGGTCTGGATCTTCAAAGGCGAGATCATGGAGCACGACCCGGCAGCCCGCGACCGCAAGTCGCAGGAAATCCAGGATGGTCCGGCTCCGCGCGGCGCCATGGGCGGCCGTCGCTGA
- the rpsJ gene encoding 30S ribosomal protein S10, whose protein sequence is MNQNIRIRLKAFDYRVLDASTQEIVNTAKRTGAQVRGPIPLPNKIEKFTVLRGPHVNKKSRDQFEIRTHKRLLDIVDPTPQTVDALMKLDLAAGVDVEIKV, encoded by the coding sequence ATGAACCAGAACATCCGTATCCGGCTCAAGGCGTTCGATTACCGCGTGCTCGATGCCAGCACCCAGGAAATCGTCAACACCGCCAAGCGGACCGGCGCGCAAGTGCGCGGACCGATCCCGCTGCCGAACAAGATCGAGAAATTCACCGTTCTTCGTGGCCCCCACGTGAACAAGAAATCCCGCGACCAGTTCGAGATCCGCACCCACAAGCGGCTGCTCGACATCGTGGACCCGACCCCGCAGACGGTGGACGCGCTCATGAAGCTCGACCTCGCCGCCGGCGTGGATGTCGAGATCAAGGTGTAA
- the rplB gene encoding 50S ribosomal protein L2 has product MALKSYKPTTPGQRGLVLIDRSELYKGRPVKALTEGLTKKGGRNNTGRITARRRGGGAKRLYRIVDFKRNKIDVNGIVVRIEYDPNRTAFIALVQYDDGEQAYILAPQRLAIGDKIVASAKADIKPGNAMPFSGMPIGTIVHNIELKPGKGGQIARAAGTYAQFVGRDGGYAQIRLSSGELRMVRQECMATVGAVSNPDNSNQNFGKAGRTRHMGKRPSVRGVVMNPIDHPHGGGEGRTSGGRHPVTPWGKPTKGKRTRNTNKASQKLIIRSRHAKKKGR; this is encoded by the coding sequence ATGGCACTCAAGTCGTACAAACCGACGACGCCGGGCCAGCGCGGGCTGGTGCTGATCGACCGTTCGGAGCTGTACAAAGGACGTCCCGTCAAGGCCCTCACCGAGGGTCTGACGAAGAAGGGCGGCCGTAACAACACCGGACGGATCACTGCACGCCGCCGCGGCGGTGGCGCAAAGCGTCTCTACCGGATCGTCGATTTCAAGCGGAACAAGATCGACGTGAACGGCATCGTCGTTCGCATCGAATACGACCCCAACCGCACCGCCTTCATCGCGCTCGTCCAGTATGACGACGGCGAACAGGCCTACATCCTCGCGCCGCAGCGTCTCGCCATCGGCGACAAGATCGTGGCAAGCGCGAAGGCGGACATCAAGCCGGGCAACGCGATGCCGTTCTCGGGCATGCCGATCGGCACGATCGTCCACAACATCGAGCTGAAGCCGGGCAAGGGCGGTCAGATCGCACGCGCCGCGGGCACCTACGCCCAGTTCGTCGGCCGTGACGGCGGCTACGCCCAGATCCGCCTGTCCTCGGGCGAGCTGCGGATGGTGCGTCAGGAATGCATGGCCACCGTCGGTGCCGTGTCGAACCCCGACAACAGCAACCAGAACTTCGGCAAGGCCGGCCGCACCCGCCACATGGGCAAGCGTCCGTCGGTCCGTGGTGTCGTGATGAACCCGATCGACCACCCGCACGGTGGTGGTGAGGGCCGGACCTCCGGTGGCCGTCACCCGGTGACGCCCTGGGGCAAGCCGACCAAGGGCAAGCGCACCCGCAACACCAACAAGGCGTCGCAGAAGCTCATCATCCGCTCGCGCCACGCCAAGAAGAAGGGTCGCTAA
- the rplC gene encoding 50S ribosomal protein L3 — MMRSGVIAKKVGMTRLFMEDGKQVPVTVLQLEGCQVVAQRTADKDGYTAVQLGSGSIKAKNVSKPMRGHFAVAKVEPKRKIAEFRVDAENLIKVGEEITADHYFEGQFVDVAGTTIGKGFAGPMKRHNFGGLRASHGVSISHRSHGSTGQCQDPGKVFKGKKMAGHMGAVRVTTQNLQVVKTDATRGLIMIKGAVPGSKGGWVTIKDAVKKPFPENAILPAALKSAADEAAKAAEEAAAQAAAEEAAAAEAAAKEQAAAEAEALKEAEAEIQAEKKEGDE, encoded by the coding sequence ATGATGCGCTCTGGAGTCATCGCAAAGAAAGTCGGCATGACCCGGCTTTTCATGGAAGACGGCAAGCAGGTTCCTGTGACCGTTCTCCAACTCGAAGGTTGCCAGGTCGTGGCACAGCGGACCGCGGACAAGGACGGCTACACCGCCGTTCAGCTCGGTTCCGGCTCGATCAAGGCAAAGAACGTCTCGAAGCCCATGCGTGGCCACTTCGCCGTTGCCAAGGTTGAACCGAAGCGGAAGATCGCGGAATTCCGCGTCGACGCCGAGAACCTGATCAAGGTCGGCGAAGAGATCACCGCGGACCACTACTTCGAAGGCCAGTTCGTCGACGTCGCGGGCACGACCATCGGTAAAGGCTTCGCCGGCCCGATGAAGCGCCACAACTTCGGCGGTCTGCGGGCCTCGCACGGCGTGTCGATCTCGCACCGTTCGCACGGTTCGACCGGCCAGTGTCAGGATCCGGGCAAGGTCTTCAAGGGCAAGAAGATGGCGGGCCACATGGGCGCCGTCCGTGTCACCACCCAGAACCTGCAGGTCGTCAAGACCGACGCGACCCGTGGCCTGATCATGATCAAGGGCGCGGTTCCGGGTTCGAAAGGTGGCTGGGTGACCATCAAGGACGCCGTCAAGAAGCCGTTCCCCGAGAACGCCATTCTGCCGGCAGCGCTGAAGTCCGCAGCTGACGAAGCCGCGAAAGCCGCCGAGGAAGCCGCCGCACAGGCCGCCGCCGAGGAAGCCGCAGCAGCCGAGGCCGCCGCCAAGGAGCAGGCAGCAGCCGAAGCAGAGGCCCTGAAGGAAGCGGAAGCTGAAATCCAGGCCGAGAAGAAGGAAGGCGACGAATGA
- the rplX gene encoding 50S ribosomal protein L24: MAAKLKKGDKVIVLSGKDKGKTGTIESVSPKAGKAVVGGVNMAVRHTRQSQTSQGGRLPQAMPIDLSNLAIVDANGKPTRVGFRMDGDKKVRFAKTTGDVIDA, encoded by the coding sequence ATGGCTGCCAAGCTGAAAAAAGGTGACAAGGTCATCGTCCTGTCCGGCAAGGACAAGGGCAAGACCGGGACCATCGAAAGCGTTAGCCCGAAGGCCGGCAAGGCCGTCGTCGGCGGCGTGAACATGGCCGTTCGTCACACGCGCCAGAGCCAGACGTCGCAGGGCGGCCGTCTGCCGCAGGCGATGCCGATCGACCTCAGCAACCTTGCCATCGTCGATGCCAACGGCAAGCCGACCCGCGTCGGTTTCCGCATGGACGGCGACAAGAAGGTTCGCTTCGCCAAGACCACGGGGGACGTGATCGATGCTTGA
- a CDS encoding 2OG-Fe(II) oxygenase family protein, with amino-acid sequence MSQIRSLFATRLYRAQLSEQAPAIDTDELEASCWSIAEDDEAGQEWCEANGYPGYTSYASLTDLPWRFPIFADLVAALDKHVMAFAEDLEFDLGEKTLVLEDLWINILPEGGTHSSHIHPHSVISGTTYVAMPDGTSALKLEDPRLGYMMAAPARRKGCREELKTFIYEAPKVGDVLLWESWLRHEVPPNMSEEERISVSFNYKWE; translated from the coding sequence ATGTCCCAGATCCGCTCCCTCTTCGCGACCCGCCTCTACCGTGCGCAGCTCTCCGAGCAGGCGCCCGCCATCGACACCGACGAGCTCGAAGCCTCCTGCTGGTCCATCGCCGAGGATGACGAGGCGGGGCAGGAATGGTGCGAGGCGAACGGCTATCCGGGATACACATCGTATGCCTCGCTGACGGACCTGCCGTGGCGCTTCCCGATCTTCGCCGATCTCGTCGCGGCGCTCGACAAGCATGTCATGGCCTTTGCCGAGGATCTCGAGTTCGATCTCGGGGAGAAGACGCTGGTGCTGGAGGACCTCTGGATCAACATCCTGCCCGAGGGCGGCACGCATTCGTCGCACATTCACCCGCACTCCGTGATCTCGGGCACGACCTATGTCGCCATGCCCGACGGCACATCGGCGCTGAAGCTCGAGGACCCGCGGCTGGGCTACATGATGGCCGCGCCCGCGCGTCGAAAGGGCTGCCGGGAGGAACTGAAGACCTTCATCTACGAGGCGCCCAAGGTCGGTGATGTGCTGTTGTGGGAAAGCTGGCTGCGCCACGAAGTGCCGCCGAACATGTCCGAGGAAGAGCGGATCTCGGTCAGCTTCAACTACAAGTGGGAGTGA
- the tuf gene encoding elongation factor Tu, whose amino-acid sequence MAKEKFERGKPHCNIGTIGHVDHGKTTLTAAITKYFGDFRAYDQIDGAPEEKARGITISTAHVEYETENRHYAHVDCPGHADYVKNMITGAAQMDGAILVVNAADGPMPQTREHILLGRQVGIPAMVVFLNKVDQVDDEELLELVEMEVRELLSEYDFPGDDIPIIAGSALAAMEGRDPEIGEEKIKELMAAVDEYIPQPERAVDQPFLMPIEDVFSISGRGTVVTGRVERGVINVGDEIEIVGIRDTKKTTCTGVEMFRKLLDRGEAGDNIGALLRGVDREGVERGQVLCKPGSVTPHTKFEAEVYILTKEEGGRHTPFFANYRPQFYFRTTDVTGTVTLPEGTEMVMPGDNLKFEVELIAPIAMEDGLRFAIREGGRTVGSGVVSKILE is encoded by the coding sequence ATGGCAAAGGAAAAGTTTGAGCGCGGCAAACCGCACTGCAACATCGGCACGATCGGTCACGTTGACCACGGCAAGACGACGCTGACGGCGGCGATCACGAAGTACTTCGGTGACTTCCGTGCGTACGACCAGATCGACGGCGCGCCGGAAGAGAAGGCCCGCGGCATCACGATCTCGACCGCCCACGTCGAGTACGAGACCGAGAACCGCCACTACGCGCACGTCGACTGCCCCGGCCACGCCGACTACGTGAAGAACATGATCACGGGTGCGGCCCAGATGGACGGCGCGATCCTCGTGGTGAACGCGGCTGACGGCCCGATGCCGCAGACGCGCGAGCACATCCTGCTCGGCCGCCAGGTGGGCATCCCCGCGATGGTCGTGTTCCTGAACAAGGTCGACCAGGTGGACGACGAGGAGCTCCTCGAGCTCGTCGAGATGGAAGTCCGCGAGCTGCTGTCCGAGTACGACTTCCCGGGCGACGACATTCCGATCATCGCGGGCTCGGCGCTTGCGGCGATGGAAGGCCGTGATCCCGAGATCGGCGAAGAGAAGATCAAGGAACTGATGGCGGCCGTGGATGAGTACATCCCGCAGCCCGAGCGCGCTGTCGACCAGCCGTTCCTGATGCCGATCGAGGACGTGTTCTCGATCTCCGGCCGCGGCACGGTTGTGACCGGTCGTGTCGAGCGTGGCGTGATCAACGTCGGCGACGAGATCGAGATCGTGGGTATCCGCGACACCAAGAAGACGACCTGCACCGGTGTGGAAATGTTCCGCAAGCTGCTGGACCGTGGTGAAGCGGGCGACAACATCGGCGCGCTGCTTCGCGGTGTGGACCGTGAAGGCGTCGAGCGTGGCCAGGTTCTCTGCAAGCCGGGTTCGGTGACGCCGCACACGAAGTTCGAAGCCGAGGTCTACATCCTGACCAAGGAAGAAGGTGGCCGTCACACGCCGTTCTTCGCGAACTACCGTCCGCAGTTCTACTTCCGGACCACCGACGTGACCGGCACCGTGACCCTCCCCGAGGGCACCGAGATGGTCATGCCGGGCGACAACCTGAAGTTCGAGGTCGAGCTGATCGCCCCGATCGCGATGGAAGACGGCCTGCGCTTCGCCATCCGTGAAGGCGGCCGCACCGTCGGCTCCGGCGTCGTCTCGAAAATCCTCGAGTGA
- the rplF gene encoding 50S ribosomal protein L6, which yields MSRIGKRPVELPSGVSASVSGQTVEVKGPKGAQTFTATDDVTIAVEENAVSVTPRGNSKRARQQWGMSRTIVANMVHGVQNTFKKELEIQGVGYRAQVQGQVLKLNLGYSHDVDFAIPEGITVTTPKPTEVIVEGHNAQQVGQVAANIRDWRRPEPYKGKGIRYKGEYIFAKEGKKK from the coding sequence ATGTCTCGTATTGGGAAAAGGCCGGTCGAGCTGCCCTCGGGTGTTTCCGCATCCGTCAGCGGCCAGACCGTCGAAGTGAAGGGCCCGAAAGGCGCCCAGACCTTCACCGCAACCGACGATGTCACCATCGCGGTCGAGGAAAACGCTGTCTCCGTGACGCCGCGCGGCAATTCCAAGCGCGCGCGCCAGCAGTGGGGCATGTCGCGCACCATCGTCGCGAACATGGTGCACGGCGTTCAGAACACCTTCAAGAAAGAGCTCGAGATCCAGGGCGTGGGTTACCGCGCGCAGGTCCAGGGCCAGGTCCTGAAGCTGAACCTCGGCTACAGCCATGACGTCGACTTCGCCATCCCCGAAGGCATCACGGTCACCACGCCGAAGCCGACCGAGGTGATTGTCGAGGGGCACAATGCACAGCAGGTCGGTCAGGTCGCGGCGAACATCCGCGACTGGCGCCGCCCCGAGCCCTACAAAGGCAAGGGTATTCGCTACAAGGGCGAATACATCTTCGCCAAGGAAGGCAAGAAGAAGTAA
- the rpmC gene encoding 50S ribosomal protein L29: protein MDAKELSSKTPDQLRDELLALKKEAFNLRFQKATGQLENTARIRQVRRDVARVSTVLNQKAAAAASAE, encoded by the coding sequence ATGGACGCCAAAGAGCTCAGCTCGAAGACCCCGGACCAGCTCCGGGACGAGCTTCTCGCCCTGAAGAAGGAGGCCTTCAACCTCCGCTTCCAGAAGGCCACCGGCCAACTCGAGAACACCGCGCGCATCCGTCAGGTGCGCCGCGACGTGGCACGCGTCAGCACCGTGCTCAACCAGAAAGCCGCCGCTGCGGCGTCTGCGGAATAA
- the rpsS gene encoding 30S ribosomal protein S19, whose translation MSRSVWKGPFVDAYVLKKAEKVRESGKNEVIKIWSRRSTILPQFVGLTFGVYNGQKHVPVNVSEDMIGQKFGEYAPTRTYYGHAADKKAKRK comes from the coding sequence ATGTCGCGCTCTGTTTGGAAAGGCCCTTTCGTCGATGCCTACGTCCTCAAGAAGGCCGAGAAGGTTCGCGAAAGCGGCAAGAACGAAGTTATCAAGATCTGGTCGCGTCGCTCGACGATCCTGCCCCAGTTCGTGGGCCTGACGTTCGGCGTCTACAACGGCCAGAAGCACGTTCCGGTGAACGTGTCGGAAGACATGATCGGTCAGAAATTCGGTGAATACGCGCCGACCCGCACCTACTACGGGCACGCGGCCGACAAGAAAGCCAAGAGGAAGTAA
- the rplD gene encoding 50S ribosomal protein L4 produces MKLDVINLDGSAAGEVEVTDAIFDLEPRADILHRVVRWQRNKAQAGTHKVKTRSEVSYSTKKIYRQKGTGGARHGSRKAPIFRKGGIYKGPTPRSHAHDLPKKIRALGLKMALSAKAKSGALVVIDNTEAEGKTKALAAQVKSLGWKRALIIDGASVNENFARAAANIDGLDVLPSMGANVYDILKRDTLVLTKAGVEALEARLK; encoded by the coding sequence ATGAAACTCGACGTGATCAACCTGGACGGCTCCGCCGCGGGCGAGGTCGAGGTGACGGACGCGATCTTCGATCTCGAGCCGCGCGCCGACATCCTGCACCGGGTCGTCCGCTGGCAGCGCAACAAGGCGCAGGCCGGTACGCACAAGGTCAAGACCCGCTCGGAAGTGAGCTACTCGACCAAGAAGATCTACCGCCAGAAGGGCACCGGTGGCGCACGCCACGGCTCGCGCAAGGCGCCGATCTTCCGCAAGGGTGGTATCTACAAGGGTCCGACCCCGCGCAGCCACGCGCATGATCTTCCCAAGAAGATCCGCGCTCTGGGTCTGAAGATGGCCCTGTCGGCCAAGGCGAAGTCGGGCGCCCTCGTGGTGATCGACAACACCGAAGCCGAAGGCAAGACCAAGGCCCTCGCGGCGCAGGTGAAGAGCCTGGGCTGGAAGCGTGCCCTGATCATCGACGGCGCCTCGGTCAACGAGAACTTCGCTCGTGCCGCGGCCAACATCGACGGTCTCGACGTGCTCCCCAGCATGGGTGCGAACGTGTATGACATCCTCAAGCGTGACACGCTGGTGCTCACGAAGGCGGGTGTCGAAGCTCTGGAGGCTCGACTGAAATGA